The DNA segment ATATTCATCGACTCGATCGCCAATTCTTTCTTTTTCGATCTGGACCGTAAGAATGCAATCAGAAGAGCAATCGCCAGCAGCACACCTCCGCCAATCTCCGCATACAGTAGAATTTGAGCCTTGCGGGCGGCTTCTTCTATCGCCGCTTGCTCTTCAAGCGCCGTCGTCTTTTCAAAAGGCAGTCTGGCCGCCTCAATCACATCACCGCGATCCTGATTATAACCGACCGCGGAAGAAACAATATTTTTGATATTATCAAGCTGTTCATCCGTCACACTGTCCGAATCCGCCAGAACAGATACGGTCAGTCTTTTGATTTGCCCAGGACTTACGACCGTTTCTTCCTGGGTCATGCTTGGCTGGAAATTCTCCGTCAAACTGTTTTTTTCTGAAGTCGAAGTTGTGCCGTTCTGTCCGGTGACAGGATATCCGGGCACATTGGTTTCTGTCCCTGCAACACCGCCGTTAGAAGAAGTATTACTACTTTTCTCTGTGACTTCCTGACGGCTGGTAACAGCCCCGGTTTCATTTTTTTGACTGGTAATCTTTTTTTGATCAAAGTCAATGGTAGCATTCGCTCTGACAATCGTTGTACCGGCCCCAAAGACTTTATCCAGCATCGTTTGCACGGAATTCTGAATGTCGTTTTCATATGTTTGCTGAACCTGAAGCTGGGTCGCGGATAATTTTTGCGGCGAAGTGCTGCTTCCGAGAATGTCGGATAAGACGTTGCCATCGGTATCAACAATCGTCACTTTATCAATACTAAGTCCTTCGACCGAATAAGATAAAAGATTTGCGATTGCCCTAACCTGATCTTCCGACATCTCCTTTCCGTATTTTCGTTTGATCGTTACAGCAGCGGTTGTGTCTTTCTGTTGTTCGGAGAACAGCGCGTCTTCAGGCATAACAATATGAACCCTTGCATATTCCACACCGTCAAGCGTTCCAATCGTTTGTTCCAGTTCAGTCTGCAATCCCAATACATACCTCAGTTTACGGTCTTCGTCAGTTTCACCGATTCTCATCTGATTCAGATAATCAAAACTGAACTTGCTTTCACTGGGCAGGGCTTGATTGGCTAGCTGCAACCGGACTTCTGCAACATCCTTTTGAGGAACTTCGATAGTTGAACCCCCATCCGCCAGTTGATATTCAACATTCAATCCTTTGAGCGCCTCCGTGATCGCTCCGGCTTCCGTAGTTTCCAAATTGGAAAACAGAACCGTATACTGAGGACGGCTTGCCCAAAAGATAAGGCTGATCAAAGCAGTCGCAACAATAACCGGTGCGGCCACTAGAATAATCCTTTGCGGGCTGGTCAGTTTTTCCCAAAAATTACGTACAGCATTCAGTATTTCCGTTAAGGAAAAATTCAACTACCTTTCCCCCTAGAATTAGATTTGCATCTGCATGATCTGATTATAAGCATCAACAACTTTATTGCGCACAGTAACCGCCAGTCCTAAAGCCAGGCTGGCTTTTTCCATCGCAATGACCGGCGTATGGAAATCATCGACTTGACCCGTGGCCAAATCTGCCGCAGCCTGTTCAGCTTCAGACTGCGTACTCTCAAGCTTATCGAGCGCGTCACTCAGGAAAGAAGAAAAATCAGCGGAACCATTGGTATTGTT comes from the Dehalobacter sp. genome and includes:
- the fliF gene encoding flagellar M-ring protein FliF; translation: MNFSLTEILNAVRNFWEKLTSPQRIILVAAPVIVATALISLIFWASRPQYTVLFSNLETTEAGAITEALKGLNVEYQLADGGSTIEVPQKDVAEVRLQLANQALPSESKFSFDYLNQMRIGETDEDRKLRYVLGLQTELEQTIGTLDGVEYARVHIVMPEDALFSEQQKDTTAAVTIKRKYGKEMSEDQVRAIANLLSYSVEGLSIDKVTIVDTDGNVLSDILGSSTSPQKLSATQLQVQQTYENDIQNSVQTMLDKVFGAGTTIVRANATIDFDQKKITSQKNETGAVTSRQEVTEKSSNTSSNGGVAGTETNVPGYPVTGQNGTTSTSEKNSLTENFQPSMTQEETVVSPGQIKRLTVSVLADSDSVTDEQLDNIKNIVSSAVGYNQDRGDVIEAARLPFEKTTALEEQAAIEEAARKAQILLYAEIGGGVLLAIALLIAFLRSRSKKKELAIESMNMADGSRFVTLQEAEQILASQIEAERQADLKLARKKAKTTEEIEKEKIRQEVEKYTVENPDEVARLVKTWLTEEQ
- the fliE gene encoding flagellar hook-basal body complex protein FliE, coding for MSNAIGPFTTIIPLSPLDNSGTSQTSKANNTNGSADFSSFLSDALDKLESTQSEAEQAAADLATGQVDDFHTPVIAMEKASLALGLAVTVRNKVVDAYNQIMQMQI